The genomic window TTTCTTGCTCTTGTCAGTTGCCTTCACTTAAGCGCCCATTCAATTGTTCCGCCAGATCCGCAGAGCGAAGCCTGCTCACCAGCCGTGCCCCCTCATCGAAGGCCAGCGCCGCGCCAGGCAGTGTCATAATGAAGAAGCTAACCCCCATCTTCCGCACAAAAAACAGCTCCCAGCCCTTCTCCCTGTACCCCGGCGCATGACTCTCCAGCGTCTGATAGAGCCGTTCTGCTTCCTCCCAGCTGAGCTCCCCCTTGCCGAGTAGCCCATCTGCCGCAAAAACATTCAGAATCTGCTCGAAGGTTAGCGGTAAATCCTCAGCCTCCGGTCTACCGAACCGCTCCAGACTGCTTACCGAAA from Paenibacillus sp. FSL H8-0048 includes these protein-coding regions:
- a CDS encoding DUF4004 family protein, whose amino-acid sequence is MEEDLISKKELLDETGISYGQLYRWKRKQLIPEEWFIRKSTFTGQETFFPRARILGRVQHILQKKDDLSLDELADKLSEPVSPYRIRLTLSQLKERNIVSVSSLERFGRPEAEDLPLTFEQILNVFAADGLLGKGELSWEEAERLYQTLESHAPGYREKGWELFFVRKMGVSFFIMTLPGAALAFDEGARLVSRLRSADLAEQLNGRLSEGN